A single window of Aspergillus oryzae RIB40 DNA, chromosome 8 DNA harbors:
- a CDS encoding uncharacterized protein (predicted protein), with product MAARLSISLPRSILMRFAYWHNLGRNSSTDMTVAGFEWSYDQVIYYDSLVVGGHFYTSAHLPSTLEGFNLLEQKQGISNESLEDSHYETLAEIFSSYDKVATPEEVKRVWVTCDLFLGLF from the exons ATGGCCGCAAGATTGTCTATTTCCCTTCCACGATCAATCTTAATGCGGTTCGCTTACTGGCACAACTTGGGTCGGAACAGTTCAACGGATATGACGGTGGCTGGATTCGAGTGGAGCTACGACCAGGTGATCTATT ATGATTCTTTAGTTGTCGGTGGCCACTTTTATACCTCGGCCCACTTACCCTCAACACTGGAAGGGTTCAATCTTCTTGAGCAGAAGCAAGGCATCTCTAATGAATCGTTAGAGGATAGTCACTACGAGACGCTCGCAGAGATCTTTAGTTCATACGACAAAGTTGCGACACCGGAGGAGGTCAAGCGTGTCTGGGTAACTTGCGATCTGTTCCTTG GGTTATTCTAG